One genomic window of Sphingobacterium oryzagri includes the following:
- a CDS encoding rod shape-determining protein, producing MGLFNWFTQEVAIDLGTANTLIIHNDKVVVDEPSIVAFDRTTNKVIAIGRQAMQMEGKTHDNIKTVRPLRDGVIADFTAAEHLIRGMVKLVNNGKSWFFPSLRMVVCIPSGITEVEKRAVRDSAEIAGAKEVYLIHEPMAAAVGIGIDVEEPVGNMIIDIGGGTTEIAVIALSGIVCDQSIRVAGDNFDSDIVQYIRRQHNIMIGERTAEKIKIEVGAALPELQDPPEDFAVQGRDLMTGIPKQITVSYTEIAHCLDKSISKIEEAILKALEITPPELSADIYQTGIYLTGGGALLRGLDKRIQAKTKLPVHVAEDPLRAVVRGTGIALKNIGRFKFLMQ from the coding sequence ATGGGGTTATTTAACTGGTTTACGCAAGAAGTAGCTATCGATTTGGGAACTGCCAACACCCTAATCATACATAACGATAAAGTAGTTGTAGATGAACCTTCCATTGTTGCATTTGATCGCACAACCAATAAAGTTATCGCGATCGGTCGCCAAGCGATGCAAATGGAGGGAAAGACACACGATAATATAAAAACGGTAAGACCACTTCGTGACGGTGTTATCGCAGATTTCACCGCTGCTGAACATTTGATTCGCGGCATGGTGAAGCTCGTCAATAACGGAAAGTCATGGTTTTTTCCATCGCTACGCATGGTAGTGTGTATCCCTTCCGGTATTACGGAAGTGGAAAAGCGTGCTGTACGCGACTCGGCAGAGATCGCCGGTGCTAAAGAAGTGTATCTTATACATGAGCCGATGGCTGCCGCTGTTGGGATTGGTATTGATGTGGAAGAGCCGGTAGGTAACATGATTATCGATATCGGTGGTGGTACGACCGAAATTGCGGTCATCGCGTTATCAGGTATTGTGTGCGACCAATCGATCCGTGTTGCCGGTGACAACTTCGACTCGGATATTGTGCAATACATTCGCCGCCAGCATAACATTATGATTGGTGAGCGGACGGCTGAGAAAATCAAAATTGAAGTGGGCGCCGCCCTTCCAGAGCTTCAGGATCCACCAGAAGATTTTGCCGTTCAAGGTCGTGACTTGATGACCGGTATTCCAAAACAAATCACCGTTTCTTATACCGAGATCGCTCACTGTCTGGACAAATCTATTTCAAAGATTGAAGAAGCTATTTTGAAAGCGTTAGAGATTACGCCGCCAGAACTTTCTGCAGATATTTACCAAACAGGGATCTATTTAACAGGTGGCGGAGCGCTGCTTCGTGGATTAGATAAACGTATACAGGCAAAAACAAAGTTACCGGTACATGTGGCCGAAGATCCATTACGGGCTGTGGTAAGAGGCACTGGTATAGCCCTAAAAAATATCGGACGTTTTAAATTCTTAATGCAGTAA
- a CDS encoding M1 family metallopeptidase: protein MKNIIQTLTIIILTTICSSSYGQLMKAKEIFSTADSLRGTLTPLRTCYDIKYYHLDVKVDIDNRFISGSNLFLFQATSNFNRLQFDLFENLSVEKVVYRGEVVPFERSYNAVFVDFPETIEKGKIDSFTVYYAGNPVTATRAPWDGGFDWKTDSHGKPWVATACQGLGASVWWPNKDHQSDEVDSMLVSVAVPNGLMNVSNGRLQKVKKLKNGYTRYDWKVTNPINNYNIALNIGDYAHVNEIYQGEKGPLTVDYYVLKENKDKIPHLKKNAKQTLDAFEHWFGSYPFYEDGYKLVETAHLGMEHQSAVAYGNKYQNGYLGRDASGTGWGLKWDFIVVHESGHEWFGNNITSNDLADMWIHESFTNYSEALFIDYHYGKEASLAYAHGNRQGILNDKPMQGPYGVNKEGSGDMYPKGGVLLNMIRTIIDNDEQWRAILRGLNENFYHKTVDYSDILSYLNTKSGINFDRVFEQYIQHQSIPVLELRTNKDGNLQARWIAETASFEMPVHLSLDGNTWQRFSVGSTFTNITLETTDVKNVKVDTFNYYVGVLMQ from the coding sequence ATGAAAAACATCATCCAGACACTAACAATTATTATTCTCACGACTATTTGTTCATCGTCTTATGGACAATTAATGAAGGCGAAGGAGATTTTTAGCACAGCAGACTCACTACGCGGAACGTTAACGCCGCTGCGCACCTGCTACGACATTAAATATTATCACCTGGATGTGAAAGTTGATATCGACAACCGCTTTATCTCAGGAAGTAACTTATTTCTTTTTCAAGCGACGAGCAACTTCAATCGCTTGCAATTTGATCTATTTGAAAACCTTTCGGTAGAAAAGGTAGTTTATCGGGGCGAAGTAGTGCCATTCGAGCGCTCATACAACGCCGTGTTTGTTGATTTTCCAGAAACCATCGAAAAAGGAAAAATAGACTCGTTTACCGTTTACTACGCCGGAAATCCGGTCACGGCCACACGCGCGCCTTGGGATGGCGGCTTCGACTGGAAAACGGATAGTCATGGGAAACCTTGGGTCGCCACCGCTTGCCAGGGATTAGGCGCGAGTGTATGGTGGCCAAATAAAGATCATCAATCGGACGAGGTAGATAGTATGCTCGTTTCCGTAGCCGTGCCAAATGGCTTGATGAACGTCTCGAACGGCAGATTACAAAAAGTAAAGAAATTGAAAAACGGCTACACGCGTTACGACTGGAAAGTTACCAATCCAATAAATAATTACAACATTGCCCTTAATATTGGCGACTACGCACATGTCAATGAAATCTATCAAGGAGAAAAAGGTCCTTTAACGGTAGATTACTATGTACTTAAAGAAAACAAAGACAAAATACCTCATCTTAAGAAAAATGCCAAGCAAACGCTTGATGCTTTTGAGCACTGGTTTGGCTCCTACCCGTTTTATGAAGATGGATATAAACTTGTAGAAACAGCACACCTCGGGATGGAACATCAAAGTGCGGTTGCGTACGGAAATAAGTACCAAAACGGCTATTTGGGTCGCGACGCTTCGGGCACCGGCTGGGGACTGAAATGGGATTTTATCGTTGTGCATGAGTCGGGTCATGAATGGTTTGGAAACAACATTACATCGAATGACCTTGCCGATATGTGGATACACGAAAGCTTCACAAACTATTCGGAAGCACTTTTTATTGATTATCATTATGGCAAAGAAGCAAGCCTGGCTTATGCGCATGGTAACCGACAAGGCATACTAAACGACAAACCGATGCAAGGCCCATATGGCGTGAATAAAGAAGGATCCGGCGACATGTATCCGAAAGGTGGCGTGCTTTTAAATATGATCCGTACGATCATTGACAATGATGAACAATGGCGTGCTATTTTACGCGGACTTAATGAAAATTTTTATCACAAAACTGTCGATTATTCGGATATCCTATCTTATCTAAATACCAAAAGCGGGATTAATTTTGACCGTGTTTTCGAGCAATACATCCAACACCAAAGTATCCCGGTTTTGGAACTACGCACGAACAAGGACGGCAACTTGCAGGCACGTTGGATAGCAGAAACGGCATCGTTTGAAATGCCTGTACATCTCTCGTTAGACGGCAACACCTGGCAACGCTTTTCTGTAGGCTCAACATTTACCAACATAACCCTCGAAACAACCGATGTGAAGAATGTAAAAGTGGACACTTTCAACTATTATGTAGGCGTTTTAATGCAATAA
- a CDS encoding Fic family protein yields the protein MGTKTAIKKELDIIAQILATSKEGITLQAIKDASGLAIETRSLQRRLDKLRDMGLVNFTGNTRATVYQLASEPPQAYNASRASSVNQMANIKLSDGGAEVKKLIERPITQRTPVGYQLDFLLSYRPNIDSYLSDEDKRRLAEIGTTNTTDAPAGTYAKSVLERLLIDLSWNSSRLEGNTYSLLDTQYLISQGKKADHKKAADAQMILNHKDAIEFIVEGGEEIGFNVYTIRNLHALLSDGLLPDPAASGRLRTFGVGIADAVFTPLGIPQLIEEMFTILLEKANAIKNPFEQAFFIMVHMPYLQPFDDVNKRVSRLAANISLNKYNLAPLAFVDVPQELYIRGLLGVYELNRIELLKDVFLWSYERSAMRYAAIKQSLGEPDHWRMQYRDDIRKAISQVIIHAMPQQEATETIDRYAQQIPANDRLKFIEVVDTELLSLHEGNFARFRIKPSEFKKWQLAWKRRKP from the coding sequence ATGGGCACAAAAACAGCTATTAAAAAAGAACTTGACATCATAGCGCAAATACTTGCCACATCTAAGGAAGGCATCACGCTACAAGCTATCAAAGACGCATCCGGACTAGCCATCGAAACACGATCACTACAACGTCGTTTGGATAAGCTAAGAGATATGGGTCTTGTTAATTTTACTGGAAATACCCGTGCTACAGTCTACCAGCTCGCCAGCGAACCGCCTCAAGCATACAACGCCAGTCGTGCCTCGTCAGTCAATCAGATGGCGAACATTAAATTGTCCGATGGCGGAGCAGAAGTTAAAAAATTGATCGAAAGGCCAATTACACAACGAACGCCAGTCGGCTATCAACTCGATTTTTTACTCTCCTACCGTCCGAATATAGATAGCTACCTGTCAGATGAAGACAAGCGCAGGTTGGCCGAAATAGGCACCACAAACACCACAGATGCTCCAGCAGGCACTTATGCAAAATCCGTACTTGAGCGTTTGTTAATTGATCTTTCCTGGAATTCTAGCCGATTAGAAGGAAATACGTACAGCTTGCTTGATACGCAATATCTCATATCACAAGGTAAGAAAGCAGATCACAAGAAGGCCGCAGACGCGCAAATGATTCTGAACCACAAGGATGCCATAGAATTTATTGTGGAGGGAGGCGAAGAAATAGGTTTTAACGTTTATACCATCCGTAATCTACATGCACTTTTATCAGATGGATTACTACCCGACCCAGCAGCTTCCGGCCGTTTGCGGACATTCGGCGTCGGAATTGCCGACGCAGTATTTACACCCTTAGGAATTCCGCAGCTGATTGAAGAAATGTTTACGATACTATTAGAAAAAGCTAACGCTATTAAAAATCCATTCGAGCAAGCTTTCTTTATTATGGTGCACATGCCCTATCTTCAACCATTCGATGATGTAAATAAACGCGTGTCTCGATTAGCCGCAAATATCTCGTTAAACAAATATAACCTAGCTCCGCTAGCATTCGTAGATGTACCCCAAGAGCTCTATATCAGAGGTCTGCTCGGTGTTTACGAATTAAATCGCATTGAATTGCTCAAAGACGTTTTTTTATGGTCTTATGAGCGTTCAGCAATGCGTTACGCAGCAATCAAACAATCCCTAGGTGAGCCTGATCATTGGCGGATGCAATATCGCGATGACATTCGAAAAGCCATTAGTCAAGTTATCATCCATGCCATGCCGCAGCAAGAGGCTACCGAAACGATCGATCGATACGCCCAGCAAATTCCTGCAAATGACAGACTGAAATTCATAGAAGTCGTTGATACGGAATTACTATCACTACATGAGGGCAATTTCGCGCGTTTTCGTATTAAGCCATCCGAATTTAAAAAGTGGCAGCTCGCATGGAAAAGGCGAAAACCTTAA
- a CDS encoding metallophosphoesterase family protein: MATRKPIKIAAVGDLHIKITDKGKWKHCFEELSELADVLLICGDLTDTGDEEEAHILAEELHALHIPALGVLGNHDYEKGRQKLIRQTLTTSNFQLLDGESVVIKETGFAGVKGFGGGFDRYMLSMFGEDAMKAFVQESVDESMQLDRSLARLEQEFPDIPKVALLHYSPTAETVQGEPVEIFPFLGSSLLAEPLIRRQVSAVFHGHAHAGQLKGSLAENLDVYNVALPVLRKNKQKKDFLIVEI; encoded by the coding sequence ATGGCTACTCGCAAACCAATAAAAATTGCCGCTGTAGGTGATTTACATATTAAAATAACGGATAAAGGGAAATGGAAGCACTGCTTTGAAGAATTGTCTGAGCTAGCCGATGTGCTTTTGATATGTGGCGACCTCACAGATACGGGTGATGAGGAAGAAGCCCATATCTTGGCAGAAGAACTACATGCGCTACACATTCCTGCTTTGGGCGTGCTCGGCAACCACGATTACGAAAAAGGCAGACAAAAACTTATCAGACAAACACTTACAACGAGCAATTTCCAGTTGCTTGACGGCGAGTCTGTCGTCATAAAAGAAACCGGATTTGCCGGTGTAAAAGGCTTTGGCGGCGGCTTTGATCGGTATATGCTATCGATGTTTGGCGAAGATGCGATGAAAGCCTTTGTACAGGAATCGGTTGATGAATCAATGCAATTGGATCGATCGCTAGCTAGGCTGGAGCAAGAGTTTCCAGATATTCCCAAAGTTGCTTTGCTGCATTATTCGCCCACAGCAGAAACTGTGCAAGGAGAACCGGTGGAAATATTCCCATTCTTAGGATCTTCCCTACTCGCCGAACCGCTCATCAGACGCCAGGTATCCGCCGTATTTCATGGCCATGCCCACGCCGGACAACTCAAGGGTTCGCTTGCCGAAAATCTAGATGTATATAACGTAGCGCTACCTGTGTTGCGAAAAAACAAGCAGAAAAAAGACTTTTTGATCGTCGAAATTTAG
- a CDS encoding nucleotidyltransferase: MEETEKDNQASQAFFKEALGLLHESNLPYMLGGAFAMFHYTGIFRNTKDLDIFCKSTEYVPILKFFQDKGFRVEHTDVRWLAKVFKDDFYIDIIFDSVNHICTVDDSWYERSAEGHFLDIPVRYIPAEELIWCKLYVQNRERNDNADINHTLLKYGKQLDWDHLLFRIDAHWHLLLSQLLSFQFVYPSEYAAIIPQDLFMNLLQRAKEQYDLPPPVEKVCRGPLIDQTQYQVDVREWNYKSYTIKTV, translated from the coding sequence ATGGAAGAAACAGAAAAAGATAATCAAGCTTCACAAGCTTTTTTCAAAGAAGCACTGGGATTACTGCACGAAAGCAATCTTCCTTATATGCTGGGCGGCGCATTCGCCATGTTCCATTACACGGGTATTTTTCGAAACACAAAGGATTTAGACATCTTTTGTAAAAGTACGGAGTATGTACCGATTTTAAAGTTCTTTCAAGACAAAGGGTTTCGTGTAGAACATACCGATGTACGTTGGCTTGCCAAAGTATTTAAAGACGACTTTTATATCGACATTATTTTTGACAGCGTAAACCACATCTGCACCGTGGATGACTCGTGGTACGAAAGATCCGCAGAAGGTCACTTTCTTGACATCCCGGTGCGCTATATTCCTGCCGAGGAATTGATCTGGTGTAAACTCTATGTACAAAATAGGGAACGAAACGACAATGCAGACATTAATCACACGTTGCTCAAATACGGCAAACAACTGGATTGGGATCACTTACTATTTCGTATTGACGCACATTGGCATCTGTTACTTAGTCAGCTGCTGAGTTTTCAATTTGTTTACCCTTCAGAATATGCAGCTATTATTCCGCAAGATCTTTTTATGAACCTGCTACAGCGTGCAAAAGAACAGTATGACCTGCCGCCGCCGGTGGAGAAGGTATGTCGCGGACCGCTGATCGATCAGACACAATACCAGGTAGATGTAAGGGAATGGAATTACAAATCGTATACTATTAAAACTGTTTAA
- the egtD gene encoding L-histidine N(alpha)-methyltransferase codes for MRKEHAGVTDCQQDKTEFYRDVMVGLRKSAKSLPSKYFYDARGDVLFQQIMRCPEYYLTRCEEEIFKKQTNTLVKYLFQPGKRVDLIELGVGDASKTHHLLARLLEKDYEFTYRPIDISTHIITELQTSLPTKFPSINISAFQGDYFAGLAEFQKISSLPKIVLFLGANIGNMPREQAQDFCKQVRQYLNKGDRMLVGFDLMKNPRIVQAAYDDEAGLTWRFNINLLHRINSELGADFNTDLFEHYCQYDPIDGTCSSYLVSLLDQVVHFSKEKISFEQGEVIHMEVSQKYKLEEINALAERACFSPIHRITDSKAWFVDAIWEAI; via the coding sequence ATGCGAAAAGAGCACGCGGGCGTAACCGACTGTCAGCAGGATAAAACGGAGTTTTATCGCGACGTGATGGTTGGGCTTCGGAAGTCGGCTAAAAGTTTACCTTCAAAATATTTTTACGATGCCCGGGGAGATGTGCTCTTTCAGCAGATTATGCGCTGTCCGGAGTACTACCTGACCAGATGCGAAGAAGAGATTTTCAAAAAGCAAACAAATACCCTTGTTAAGTATCTTTTTCAACCGGGAAAGCGTGTTGATCTGATCGAACTTGGCGTAGGCGACGCCAGTAAAACTCATCATTTGTTAGCAAGATTGCTAGAAAAGGATTATGAGTTTACGTACCGACCCATTGATATTTCTACGCATATTATAACCGAGCTACAGACCAGCTTGCCGACCAAATTTCCGAGTATAAATATTTCAGCATTTCAGGGTGACTATTTTGCGGGGTTGGCCGAGTTCCAAAAGATAAGTTCGCTACCAAAAATTGTTCTTTTTTTGGGAGCTAATATTGGGAATATGCCGCGAGAGCAAGCGCAGGATTTTTGTAAACAGGTTCGCCAGTATTTAAATAAAGGCGATCGCATGCTGGTCGGTTTTGACCTCATGAAAAACCCGCGTATCGTCCAAGCTGCTTATGATGACGAAGCGGGATTAACATGGCGTTTCAACATCAACTTACTACACCGCATCAATAGCGAGCTCGGTGCTGATTTCAATACTGATTTATTTGAACATTATTGTCAATACGATCCTATAGACGGCACCTGTAGCAGTTACTTGGTCAGTTTGTTAGACCAGGTCGTTCATTTTTCTAAAGAAAAGATCAGTTTCGAGCAGGGAGAAGTAATTCATATGGAAGTGTCGCAAAAATACAAGCTGGAGGAGATAAACGCATTGGCTGAACGGGCTTGTTTTTCTCCAATACATCGCATAACAGATAGCAAGGCGTGGTTTGTTGACGCGATCTGGGAGGCCATTTAA
- the egtB gene encoding ergothioneine biosynthesis protein EgtB, giving the protein MMSDLINQFLTIRNRSEELCAGLITEDYVVQPAEFVSPPKWHLGHTSWFFETFLLAQKPGYEPFDPQYNYVFNSYYETIGARVIRTDRGNLSRPSVADIYAYRKHIDSQLSEWVTTWADDNPLVEILILGLHHEQQHQELLLTDIKYILGHNPLFPAYDPAFKEKESFSSTFDAFIQIDEGLYTIGHVADGFCYDNEQASHKVWLDRFEIAMQLVTNADYLEFIAAGGYADFSYWHAEGWDWLKNEHINGPLYWHEIEGEWMVYDLGGLRKVDPDGLLCHISFYEAAAYANWKGMRLPTEQEWEVAAIAFDWGRRWEWTNSAYLPYPGFKKAAGAIGEYNGKFMVNQMVLRGASDATPKDHSRITYRNFFHASARWQYTGIRLVKS; this is encoded by the coding sequence ATGATGAGCGATTTAATAAATCAATTTCTGACGATCAGAAACCGGTCCGAAGAACTTTGTGCGGGCTTAATTACCGAAGATTATGTCGTGCAACCGGCTGAATTTGTGAGCCCGCCCAAATGGCACTTAGGCCATACTTCCTGGTTTTTTGAAACGTTTCTCCTGGCGCAGAAGCCCGGCTATGAACCCTTCGATCCGCAATACAATTATGTGTTTAATAGCTATTACGAAACCATCGGTGCCCGCGTTATCCGCACAGATCGAGGTAACCTTAGCCGGCCCAGTGTTGCCGATATTTATGCTTATCGCAAACATATAGATAGTCAGTTGTCCGAATGGGTGACAACTTGGGCAGACGATAACCCGCTTGTCGAGATATTGATACTTGGCTTACATCATGAGCAGCAGCATCAAGAATTGTTGCTCACCGATATCAAGTACATTCTGGGGCACAATCCACTTTTCCCCGCATACGATCCAGCTTTTAAAGAAAAAGAATCATTCTCCAGTACATTCGACGCATTTATTCAGATAGATGAAGGTCTATACACCATTGGTCATGTTGCGGATGGCTTTTGTTACGATAATGAGCAGGCTAGTCATAAAGTTTGGCTCGATCGTTTTGAAATCGCTATGCAACTGGTTACGAATGCTGATTATTTGGAATTTATCGCCGCGGGTGGCTATGCAGATTTTTCTTATTGGCATGCGGAAGGTTGGGATTGGCTGAAAAATGAGCATATCAACGGACCGCTGTATTGGCATGAGATAGAAGGCGAGTGGATGGTGTATGATTTAGGCGGATTACGAAAAGTCGATCCTGACGGGCTGTTGTGTCATATCAGTTTTTATGAAGCCGCTGCTTATGCCAATTGGAAAGGAATGCGTTTGCCAACAGAGCAAGAGTGGGAAGTTGCAGCGATCGCTTTCGACTGGGGGCGGCGTTGGGAATGGACAAACAGCGCTTACCTTCCTTATCCGGGCTTTAAAAAGGCTGCGGGCGCCATTGGTGAATACAATGGTAAATTTATGGTCAACCAAATGGTGTTACGTGGAGCGTCGGATGCGACGCCAAAAGACCACAGCCGCATAACGTACCGTAATTTTTTCCACGCATCAGCACGTTGGCAATATACAGGTATTCGCTTAGTGAAAAGTTGA
- a CDS encoding GNAT family N-acetyltransferase: MEALVYRDAQQTDLAAIVAIYNTTIASRLVTADTEEVSIASKIEWFEEHSAERRPLWMVENQAGETVGWVSFQSFYGRPAYNGTVEISIYLAMDKRGSGYGKQILQHAIHVAPQFQIKTLLAFIFSHNIPSLNLFYRFGFTDWGDFPRIAEMDGNEYGLKILGKRLVP; this comes from the coding sequence ATGGAAGCATTGGTCTATCGTGATGCGCAACAAACGGATTTAGCAGCTATTGTGGCTATTTATAACACAACGATCGCTTCACGTTTGGTAACAGCAGATACGGAGGAAGTCAGCATAGCAAGCAAAATTGAATGGTTTGAAGAGCATAGCGCTGAACGACGCCCACTTTGGATGGTTGAAAACCAAGCCGGAGAAACGGTAGGCTGGGTAAGCTTTCAATCTTTTTATGGCCGACCAGCTTACAACGGAACGGTGGAAATTAGTATTTATTTGGCTATGGACAAACGCGGCAGCGGCTATGGCAAACAAATATTGCAGCATGCGATCCATGTGGCGCCGCAGTTTCAGATTAAAACGCTATTGGCTTTTATATTTTCACATAATATACCGAGCTTAAATTTGTTTTACCGTTTTGGTTTTACTGATTGGGGCGATTTTCCGCGTATAGCCGAAATGGATGGCAACGAGTATGGTCTAAAGATTTTAGGTAAGCGCCTCGTACCTTAG
- a CDS encoding GNAT family N-acetyltransferase: MKKAINIRPYLPQDKDSVLELMSLLVPTYFAEEEIADLDHYLDQEIELYFVAERQGKIVAAAGINFEKAEGIGKLSWDFVHPEAHGQGLGTKLLQHRIHILQSLDDIKTISVRTSQMAYRFYEKNGFETVAIKKDFWAPGFDMYKMLYRG; encoded by the coding sequence ATGAAAAAAGCAATTAACATTCGCCCCTATCTACCACAAGACAAAGATTCTGTGCTCGAACTGATGAGCTTGCTTGTGCCCACGTACTTTGCAGAAGAGGAAATTGCAGACCTTGATCATTACCTCGATCAGGAAATTGAACTTTATTTTGTGGCCGAGCGGCAGGGAAAAATTGTAGCTGCCGCTGGTATCAACTTTGAAAAAGCCGAAGGTATCGGCAAATTGAGTTGGGACTTTGTACATCCGGAAGCACATGGGCAGGGTTTGGGCACGAAACTGTTGCAGCACCGTATTCATATATTGCAATCCTTAGACGACATTAAGACCATTAGCGTGCGCACTTCACAGATGGCTTATCGTTTTTATGAGAAAAACGGTTTTGAAACCGTAGCCATCAAAAAAGATTTTTGGGCACCGGGTTTTGATATGTATAAGATGTTGTATCGGGGATAA
- a CDS encoding TolC family protein, translating into MSDALAIVSHSDERLALIAEKTASLNKASNDALLLYQNGMANYLEVITAQSNALQNELDAITIHRDKLQALTDLYRALGGGVE; encoded by the coding sequence GTGTCAGACGCTTTGGCAATCGTGTCGCATAGCGATGAACGCCTAGCTTTGATCGCCGAGAAAACAGCATCGCTCAACAAGGCTTCGAACGATGCGCTATTGCTTTATCAAAACGGTATGGCAAACTATTTGGAGGTGATTACCGCACAAAGTAATGCGTTGCAAAATGAGCTGGATGCAATAACCATACACCGGGATAAATTGCAAGCGTTGACCGATTTGTATCGTGCATTAGGCGGAGGAGTAGAGTAA
- the map gene encoding type I methionyl aminopeptidase — MIVENEQALNMLKQAGHIVAETLQYMLEQVRPGISTKALDDLGGAYLTAKGARSAPRLTYGFPGNTCISVNNVVAHGIPSSEIILQDGDLVNIDVSAEWNGFWADNGASRLVGTDKHNHQKLLDCSLHTLQGLIARMRSGMRINEVGAYMEKQAKTAGFQVIKNLGGHGLGNALHEEPTDILNYRDPADKRRFRKGSVVAIETFFNTRSTLAIEQPDGFTMLGNKGGFAVQHEVTLVLTDAAPIVITPMLYLDLIK, encoded by the coding sequence ATGATCGTAGAAAACGAACAAGCGCTCAATATGCTTAAACAAGCAGGGCACATTGTCGCCGAAACGCTGCAGTACATGCTGGAACAGGTACGCCCGGGAATAAGCACCAAGGCGTTAGACGACTTAGGCGGCGCTTACTTAACCGCGAAAGGCGCGCGCTCTGCTCCCCGATTAACCTACGGCTTTCCGGGAAATACCTGCATCAGTGTCAATAATGTGGTTGCACATGGTATACCGTCTAGTGAAATTATCTTGCAAGACGGTGATTTGGTAAATATCGATGTTTCTGCCGAGTGGAACGGCTTTTGGGCAGACAACGGTGCTTCCCGTTTAGTCGGTACGGATAAGCATAATCATCAGAAATTGTTAGATTGCTCGCTCCACACCCTACAAGGGCTTATCGCGCGTATGCGCTCGGGCATGCGTATAAATGAGGTGGGCGCTTACATGGAAAAACAAGCTAAAACAGCCGGTTTTCAAGTCATTAAAAACCTTGGCGGCCACGGTTTAGGAAACGCCTTGCATGAAGAACCAACCGATATTTTAAACTACCGCGATCCGGCAGACAAACGTCGCTTTCGCAAAGGGTCGGTTGTCGCTATAGAAACATTTTTTAACACCCGCTCTACGCTGGCGATTGAACAGCCTGATGGTTTTACGATGTTGGGAAATAAAGGAGGTTTTGCGGTACAACATGAAGTGACGTTGGTGCTTACGGATGCAGCCCCCATCGTGATTACGCCGATGCTGTATTTGGATTTGATTAAATAA
- a CDS encoding helix-turn-helix domain-containing protein, translating to MPIQCLTSIRFSFDLEQLSLPVESALDTFVVGIYEFDLASLGNEVALFNDGFPALVILPRQELKSTCRVHDNLCALDSRWFAAGAVSQSYWLPPHALANEKLTIVRFFPSAWQALFGKPAVLQPYVHNLTDYHSGLATVFERIYDAPSVVQGLTSLLVSLFAQRPIDARALAFDQLAMAVEQNSKAHSQSVSSLSNFHPKWIQRQFKRSMGVSPYQFVQLQRFIAAYRCFQEDAAPNLHSIADACGYYDANHLVKDFNKYLGVSPRQYFKARSHQ from the coding sequence ATGCCGATACAATGTCTTACATCAATACGTTTTTCATTCGATCTGGAACAGCTAAGTCTGCCCGTCGAATCGGCTCTGGATACGTTTGTGGTCGGGATTTATGAATTTGACTTAGCTAGTCTAGGTAACGAAGTCGCGCTCTTTAACGATGGTTTTCCTGCGCTGGTTATTCTTCCGAGACAAGAATTAAAAAGCACCTGTCGTGTTCACGATAATCTTTGCGCGTTAGATTCCAGATGGTTTGCAGCGGGAGCCGTCAGCCAAAGTTATTGGCTGCCACCTCATGCATTAGCAAATGAAAAGCTGACTATCGTGCGTTTTTTTCCATCGGCTTGGCAAGCACTTTTTGGTAAGCCGGCCGTTCTGCAACCTTATGTGCACAATCTAACTGATTATCATTCCGGTTTAGCAACTGTTTTTGAACGTATTTACGATGCGCCATCGGTGGTGCAGGGCTTAACAAGTTTACTAGTAAGCCTGTTTGCACAACGCCCGATCGATGCACGTGCGCTGGCCTTTGATCAGCTTGCCATGGCCGTCGAGCAAAATAGCAAAGCCCATAGCCAAAGCGTATCAAGTTTATCCAATTTTCATCCAAAATGGATACAACGGCAATTTAAGCGTAGCATGGGCGTAAGTCCTTATCAATTTGTACAATTGCAGCGATTTATCGCCGCGTATCGCTGTTTTCAAGAAGATGCGGCGCCCAATTTACACAGCATCGCTGATGCCTGTGGCTACTATGATGCCAATCATTTGGTTAAAGATTTCAATAAGTATCTCGGTGTATCGCCAAGGCAATATTTTAAAGCACGCTCGCATCAGTAA